In Rhodococcus qingshengii JCM 15477, the sequence GACTCGGACACGCTCTCGGCCTACCGAATCGACACCGGGGAACAGTTGTGGTCGACCAAGATCGGCGACTACTTCTCTTACTCGGTCTCGGACGGTGAGCGAATTCTCGTCCATCCTAACGACGGCAGGGTGCTCGCCGTCGAACTCGACGACGGCTCTGTCAGTTGGTCCCTCGATTCCCACACCAACCACTGGTCTTGGTCGAAGGCCCACGACGGACTCGCCTCGATCTCCAATGACAGATTCCTCTACTACCCACCGACCGGCGGACCGTCAGGAGCACCGGGCAGGCTGCCCGCTGTCCCTGAATTCGACGGAGGCAACGAGTACGTCACGAAATGCGGCCGGACACCGACCCTGACGCCGGTTGAATACCGCACGCAGGCAGAGGGTCTCGTCGTTCTAATGGAAATGAAAGCATCATGTCCCGGCGGAGACATCGTCTCCACCGACGCGCTTCGTGTATCGATCACCGACACCGGCCAGAGCGTTGCATCGGCGGTGTTCGACTTCTCCGATGCGCCGATCTATCTTCCCCGAACCGATGGGACGAACACGACGAACTCGATCCATCGCGAGTTCCTGTACGACCTCGGTAGCTTCTGGAGGCTGCCGAACACTCTCGGTGAGTCTTCGAGTCTGACCAATTCGAGAGCGTCAGGTGCTCAACTCGTCGAATGCGAGGACGACGGGACGAGTGATACCAGCCTGACATCCGGGCCGGCATCGCGAAGTGACACCAATACGCCGATCCGACCCACACGTAGCGCGCAGCCGACAACGGGCGACGTCGAATCTGCGAGTCTCGAAGCCCTCCGGGCTCAGGCCGACGCCGATCGCCCCTTTGTGATCGGTGACCTCGCGAATAGGTGGGTGGCTCAGATCTCCTCCAAGCGGGTCGGACTCGATGCGGCGGATATCAATGGCGCTCAGGTGCATTGGACTGCTGCCCAGATCCTGCGACAGCATCTCGAACTTCGTCTCATGTATCCGGAGGTGCGTCTGCTCTGGAGTGACGAATGGCGGACCTTCGATCTCCGGGGTTGGTGGATAACCGTCGCAGGCTTGACGTTTGCGGATGCGGATGCGGCCAACGGGTGGTGCGATTCGAAGCGGATTGCCAACGATCAATGCTTCGCCAAGATCGTCAGTAACGATCGCGATTCGTCGGGGACCACCAAATATCGGCGATAGTGCCTGACCCGTTCGGCGCACTTCCCACATCTGAGGAGCTTGGCGAATGACCGAAGACAACTCGCGTCAACCCGGTGAACCATCAATAAGCAGTTCGCCCCAGTCGCACGGCATGTATCCACCGCCACAGAGCTATTCACCGACGCGATCTGCGTTCGTGGATATTCGGATCGGTGACTACACCCGCGACGGGACAGCCGCGGCACTGCTGTTCGTGTCGCTCTTCTTACCGTGGAGTGCGACCGTCGGAATAGCCCGCGTCGGTTCGAGTGCTCTTGTGCTGCTTCTGGTTCTGCCGACACTGCTGTCGCTGGCGTCGCTGTTACTGCCGTACGTGGCGCGACTCGGAATGCTCGGGCCGAATTGGAATGTCGGGCAGATACGTGTGCTGCGTCTGGTGGCCAACGGACCCCTCATTGCCACTGTTGGGGGTCTTGTCGTCTACGACGTCATTCGTGGAATGTTCCGATTCAGTGAGAGTTCGAGTATTTTCACCGGCAACGGGGTTGGCGCTGGAGCGTGGTTCGGGCTTGCCGGCGCCCTGCTCGCAGCTCAACCGCGCGCGGCCGAAATTCGCATCGACCCTCGAACCGCGCCGCGATGGTTGGCGTTGGTGAAGCCGCTTGTGTTTGTGGCTTGGGGGTCGTCAGTGGCCTCGGCGCTACTCGCGCTGATCTACATCCTGGTCTCCGTCAGTCGCTACCGATATTACGACGGGCCGCAGACATTCGAGAGCCTGATCGTTCTCTTCGTGTCGTCGGCCGTTCCGATCGTCGTGGTGGGTGTTGCGGCAGTCGGTCTCGCCAGACGGTTTGCGTCCTGGCGCCTCACCATCGCCGCGCTCGGCATCGCTCTCCTCGCAGCCGGATTACTCCACTCGATCAGCGAGGGCACAAGTGTCGAGCTGTTCCACACGGTCACGGCTAGTCCCTACTACGGCATCACGTTCTTGATTGCCGCAGCCGCAATTACATTCATTCCATTCGGTGTTGCGTCCGTCGGCGACGGGACGCACCCCGGATACGTCTGGCTCGCAGCGGCACGAAACGGCATGCTGTTGATCGCGGTGTGGAGCTTCGGTGTTGGATTCTCTCAGATCGCAATGGCAGCAACGCAATTTGGCATCGTGCCGTGGGGAGATGCGTTAGTGCTCGCTGTTCTCGCGATACTCTTCGGGATTCTTGCCGTTGTCGGAGTCAGATCACTGTCGCTTCGGTATTTTTCGCTCGACCCTCGCCCGTCACGCGAGGTCGGTCTCGGAGTCTGTCTCGGCTTGCTCGTCCTGATGATCGCTCGTCTCGTGGTGCAGTCGGCCATGTATGGCGAAATATATTACAGTGCATGGATATTCGATCTCGCCATGGCGATGCTGGTGGTTCTGGTCGCTCTCGCTCTCACAGTCTCACCGGCTGTTCGGAATTTGTATGCGGGGGTGCAACTGTTCGCGTCGGCCACCACGGTTACAGCTGCGGTACCGAATCTCGGACAGCCCGTTCGGCCTTCGGGGCGTGCTCTCGAGGCTGCGGATCCGCGGACTCCGGCGGCGGTGCTGTTTGAGATTGCGTCGAGTTCGCCGGAGTTGCGGCCGGCGATTGCTGCGAATCCGTCGACGTACGACGATCTTGTGACGTGGCTCGAAGCGCTGGGTGATCCGGCTGTGGATGTGGCGTTGGACCGAAGGGCTGCTGGGCAATTCGGTCTACCTGAACCTGAACCTGAACCTGAACCTGAACCTGGCCGTGTGCCCGTGCCCGTGCCCGTGCCTGCGCCGGTGCCCGTGCCCGTGCAGTCTTCGAGACGTGCTCTCGAGGCTGCAGATCCGCGGACTCCGGCGGCGGTGCTGTTTGAGATTGCGTCGAGTTCGCCGGAGTTGCGGCCGGCGATTGCTGCGAATCCGTCGACGTACGACGATCTTGTGACGTGGCTCGAAGCGCTGGGTGATCCGGCTGTGGATGCAGCTTTGGACCGAAGGGCTGCCGGGCAATTCGGTCTACTCGGATCCGAACCCGAACCTGCGACCGAGACGTTCATTTCGAGCGGACCGGAGTCCAGCTCCAGCGGCGAAATTGTGCAACCGTTCGCACCGCGATCGGCTGTGCCGCAATTTGCCGTGCCGCCACCGGACCCGGGGTATGGGCCGACCGGCGTTCCACTCCGGCCTGGTGGGTTTCGGCCGGCCGGAGCCGGGATACGAGTTGCCGCGCGGTTCATCGATTTTGCCATTCTCGCAGTTGTGTCGGTCGTCGGCGGAATGATCTCCACCGCGACGCTCGGAAACGGATTCGACTTCGATTCCTACCGGACAAGTTCGGGTCTGATTGGCCTGCTGATCGGGATCGGTTCGATCGTGTACTTCGTATGGGGAGAGTCGGCATTCGGGGTAACCCTGGGCAAACTCGCCCTCGGAATAGGCGTTCGCTCGGTAGGAGGTGCGCGTCCGGCCCTGGCGCAGTCCTTCAAACGGAATGCATTCGTGATCCCCATGTACCTCGGATCGGCTGTTTCGGCGTTGGCCATGCTCGGTAGTGGTGACGAGCTCGTCGGCATGCTGAATTCGATGTCGTTGGGCAGTGTCGCGAGCATTCTCGGTTCTCTGGTAACAGTCGCTATTTCGATCGCGATCATCGTTTCGATCAGTAGCGCACGGGACGTACGCGGCTTCCACGATCGGATGGCTGATGCCGTCGTCGTGGTCACCAGGCAGTGAGCGAGCACGCTTCGAGTGAAACAAGCACACCTTCAGGGCGTCAGCAGCTTCTTCTGGACTTTGCCCATAGCGTTGCGGGGCAAGCTGTCCACCAGACAAACCTGGCGTGGGCGCTTGTGGATCGACAGTGATTCGGCGACGAAGTCCGAAACCACAGCGCAGTCGGCTACGTCCCCGACGATGAAGGCGACTATGCGCTGGCCGAGATCGTCGTCCGGCATACCGACGACGGCGGCCTCGCGAACGCCGGGGTATGCCAGAAGTGCCTGTTCCACCTCGCCTGCACCGATGCGGTATCCACCGGACTTGATCATGTCGACCGACTCGCGACCTACGATGCGGTGGAATCCGCTGTCGTCGATCACCGCGATGTCGCCGGTGCGGAACCAGCCGTCTTCGGTCATGGATTCCGCTGTCTTCGAGGGGTTCCCGAGGTACTCGTCGAAGAGAACGGCGCCCGCAACTTCCAGTTGCCCAAGCTGCTCTCCGTCGTGCGCCGACAGTTCGCCGTTCTCGCCGCGCAACCTCGTCCTGACTCCCGGAACGGCGTGCCCGACCCAACCCGGGCGACGTTCGCCGTCGTGCGTCGTGCTGACGGTGATGAGGGTTTCACTCATTCCGTAGCGCTCGACGGGAGCCAACCCGGTCAGCGATTTCATCCGCTCGAACAATGGAACCGGAAGTGGTGCACTTCCGGACACGAGCAAGCGCGCGGATCGCAATGCTGCTGCCGCCGAGGGATCACCGCACACGCGTGACCAGACGGTCGGAACACCGAAGTACAACGAGCCACCCGCTGCGGCATACGAATCCGGAGTTGGTCTGACGGTATGAATCAGCGGCGAACCCACGCGCAAGGCGCCCAACACGCCGAGAATCAACCCGTGGACGTGGAAGAGGGGCAGTCCGTGGACGAGTGTGTCCTCTGGCGTCCAATTCCACACATGAGCGAGCGCGTCGAGATCCGCTGCGATCGATGCTCGCGAGAGGACAACGCCTTTCGGAGCTCCGGTGGTTCCCGAGGTGTACATGATCAGTGCAGTAGCTGCCGCACTCGGTTCGGGATAGGACGTCGCGGATCGCGCGTGAATATCGATGGGAATCAACGGGATACTCGAATCCGTCGGCCCTTCTCCGAGTATCAGTTCGGCCTTGGAATCGGCGATGATGTGCTGACGTTCGAGCGGGCCGGAGTCGGGCGGGATCGGGACCACGGCAACACCGGCGATCAGTGCGCCGGCGACGGCGACCACTGTCTCGAGGCCGGCGGCGGCTTGTACTGCCACTCGCTGTGCACCATGGATTCGATCGGCGACCGCGGTGGCGGCGGCAAACAAGTCGGCGCGAGAGAGGGTTGCGCCTTCGCCGAAACTGACCGCCGCTCCGTGATCGTCGAAGATGCGGGGGTCGAGGGAGCGCAGAAGTGTGGATTCGCTGTTCATCGCGAGTTCCCTTTCTTTGAGCGAAGATTCAGACGGACCAGGGAACAACGAACAGCAGCCAGGCGAGAATCGGCGTCACCACCATGATGGTCATGCCCCACCGCATCGTCAGCCCGAACACCACGTCGCGTTCTTCCGGAGCGGCGTTCGCGACCACCAGCGCGCCGTTGGTCGAGAACGGACTGCAATCGACCAGAGACGAGGAGATTGCCAGCGCGATGACCAGACCGGTTGCATTGACCTGACCGGTCATGAGGAATGGAATTGCCAAAGGGATGAGTGCGCCGAGGATTCCCGTGGTGGATGCAAACGCCGACACGATCGCGCCGATCAGACAGATCAAGAACGCCGCGAGAAGTGGAATCCCCACGTGTGCAACCGAATCCCCGAGCCACTGGACGGTGTTCTGGTTCTGCAGAAGAGCGACGTACGTGACGATTCCGCCGATGAGGAGCACGGTGCCCCAGCTGATCTTGTCGACGGCGCCGCGGGCGGAGGCAGGGAAGATCAGGGTGAGAAGTACCGCGACGGTCAGTGCGGTGAATCCGACGTCGAGGTCGAACACCAAGGCGCCGAGTGCAAGCGACGCCAGTCCGAGCAAGGTGAGTCGGCGCTCGAGGTTGAGTGCTCCCTCGTGCGGAGCGGTCCCACCCGAGGACTTGCCGCCACCCTTCGAGCTGTCGCCGGAACCCGAACCGGTGATGGTGTCGCTCCCGCCAGACGCATTGCCGACTGCGTTGACGAGCACGCGTTCGGAGGCGCCGCGCGCAATCAACGCGCGTCCGCCGAACGAGACGTACGCGATGGCAGCAACAACGGCCGCGGCCGCGAAGGTCGAGACGAACAGCAAGGCCGGGCTCGACGGGAGGCCGTTCTGACGCATGACGTCGTTGGTGATCACGCCGAAGATCCCGATAGGGGAGAAGCTGCCCGCCGTTGCGCCCTGGACGACCATGAAGCCCATCAGCATGGGGTGGATCCGGTAGCGGGTGGCGAAGCCCATTGCCACCGGCGCGATGATGGCGACGGCAGCGGGACTGACCGCGCCCATGGCGGTCACGGCTGCGCACACCGCGAACATCGCCCACGGCACGAGGGCCACTCGTCCTCTGACCGCGCGGACTGCCGCGTGAATGATCCAGTCGACCGTGCCGTTGTTTCTGGCCAGCGCGAACAGGTAGGTGACGCCGACCAGGATGACGAAGAGGCTGGCCGGGAAGCCGTCGAGGATCTCGCTGGTATCGACGGTGAAGACCAGTGTTCCGACGACGAAGGCAGCCACCAGGGCGAGCGCACCCATGTTCACCGACCTCGCGGTGGATATGACGAACACCAGGACAAGTACTGACAGGGCTATGACATTTGCCATCGAACTCTCAATCCGTTCGCGACCAGCTTGTGGTCTGCATCACTTGGAATTGGCCTAGCCTCTCTGCCACTGCTCCATTTGTCAAGTACACTCCGAGGCATGAATTCGACGTCATCGCCCGGCTCGCGCTCGGGCCTGCCCGGACGATTGAAGCGTCCGCGCCTGTACGAGCAGTTGGCCGAGCACATTTCGAATTTCATCGAGGCTCAAGGTCTTTCGCCCGGTGATCGGCTTCCTCCCGAACGCAGCCTGGCTGCCGAACTCGGCGTGAGTCGCGCGTCGCTGGCTCAAGCGCTCGTTGCCCTCGAAATCCGAGGCCGAGTCGAAATCCAGCACGGTAACGGTGCAGTGATTCGTGAAGCTCCGACGCCCGACGCGGGCCGCTCTGCGGACTCGGGAGTGCGGCTACAGGACCGAACCGTCGACGAACTGACTGCCGCCAGGGAAGCGATCATGGCCGGCCTGGCTCGGGCGGCGGCGTCGAATCCCAACGCTGCGCTTCGGGTCGCGATGTTGACCGACGACGGGACCGCGAGAAACTTCGCCGAGACATGGCGCTGCGTCAGGCACCTGGCCGGTGGCGGCTTATTGGCTGACCTCGACGAGACCATCGCCCAGCAGGCAGACGCGCCCGAATCCTCGGCGCGACTGTCTGCGCGACTCGATCAGCTCGCCCACCGGATCATCGACGGTGACCAATCGGGCGCCGCTGACGCTGTTGCGGGAATCCTCTCCGACACGGCCTGACGAATAACGACGGACAAGCGTCGGAAAAGCGCACGATAACCACTATGAGCATGTTCGCTCACAGGAAACTGTGCTGCGACGTAGCCCGGGAACCTGATCGGTAATGCGCACGTTGAACACAGTGACGACCGTTCCAACCAAGCGGCACGGCCGCTGGCGGGCATCGATGGGGCCGATCGCGGTAACCTGCAGGTGTCCGGTTGGCAGCCGGAAGGCGACCTGGCAGACCCGCACTCTCGAAAGGACCGGCCACATCGGCCGACCTGTATGAACCGTAAGACTGTGTTCCGTAACGTGCTACTCGTAGCCGTCGTGCTGTTGGTGATCTATGCCTTCAGCTACTTCAGCAACGACACCCGCGACTTCAAGACCGTCGACACCTCGGTCGCGATCTCCCAACTCGACGCCAAGAACGTTGAGTCGGCGCAGATCGACGACCGTGAGCAGCAGGTGCGTCTGTGGCTCAAGAACGGCAACGACGCCACCGACGGTAAGACGCAGATCCTGGCGAAGTACCCCGCGAGTGCGTCGGAGCAGATCTTCGACAAGGTCGAAGGCGCCGGTGCGGACAAGTTCAACACGACGGTCACTCAGGAGAGCTGGCTGACGTCGATCCTTCTGTTCGTGCTGCCGATGATCATTCTGTTCGGCATCTTCTTCTTCGTCATGAACCGGATGCAGGGCGGCGGTGGTCGCGGCGGAGTCATGGGATTCGGTAAGTCGAAGGCCAAGCAGCTCACCAAGGACATGCCGAAAACCACGTTCGCCGACGTCGCCGGCGCGGACGAGGCTGTCGAAGAGCTGTACGAGATCAAGGACTTCCTGCAGAACCCGGCCCGCTACCAGGCGCTCGGCGCCAAGATTCCGCGCGGTGTCCTGCTGTACGGCCCTCCCGGAACCGGTAAGACACTGCTCGCACGCGCTGTCGCAGGCGAAGCCGGCGTCCCGTTCTTCACCATCTCCGGTTCTGACTTCGTCGAGATGTTCGTCGGTGTCGGTGCTTCGCGTGTTCGCGACATGTTCGAGCAGGCCAAGCAGAACAGCCCCTGCATCATCTTCGTCGACGAGATCGACGCCGTCGGTCGTCAGCGCGGCGCAGGACTGGGCGGCGGACACGACGAGCGCGAGCAGACACTCAACCAGTTGCTCGTCGAGATGGACGGCTTCGGTGATCGCACCGGCATCATCTTGATCGCCGCAACCAACCGCCCCGACATCCTCGACCCCGCACTGCTGCGTCCGGGACGCTTCGATCGCCAGATTCCGGTCGGCGCCCCCGACCTCGCCGGTCGCCGCGCGATCCTGCGCGTGCACTCGCAGGGCAAGCCGATCGATCCCAACGCCGACCTCGAAGGTCTCGCCAAGCGGACCGTCG encodes:
- a CDS encoding PQQ-binding-like beta-propeller repeat protein translates to MTLPPPPPPPPPPPPPPSPPQALVAGHPPPSRSRGRGWIVAVAALTAVAALAAGAVTVVTILRSGDTDGPVAGQLVNTYPTQPTPGWSLDVDEVLPGGRFLWPDSLGASYGTARFIDVGQTLITTVGPQQGQQSQLVAVDAESGSIRWQTPVAGTVSCATTAIDAALPCVVRNPGGTARVVSFSLDSGAIRSSVDTDTATLVEVSDGAVFTVGGSQSGLVISRGTPTDLDAAWTTTTPPETDCVGSGDSHSFEIVDGIVYYSSIGSTALNAVDGALLSNPNLGGYEALPGQGFAGVLCAMPFASDGYSSIVSDRDGAERFRVDEDAPASPWLVSASKSRPYIGSHGAYDMNDGTELWSVIGGDHFSLRRIVGDIVLGNDSDTLSAYRIDTGEQLWSTKIGDYFSYSVSDGERILVHPNDGRVLAVELDDGSVSWSLDSHTNHWSWSKAHDGLASISNDRFLYYPPTGGPSGAPGRLPAVPEFDGGNEYVTKCGRTPTLTPVEYRTQAEGLVVLMEMKASCPGGDIVSTDALRVSITDTGQSVASAVFDFSDAPIYLPRTDGTNTTNSIHREFLYDLGSFWRLPNTLGESSSLTNSRASGAQLVECEDDGTSDTSLTSGPASRSDTNTPIRPTRSAQPTTGDVESASLEALRAQADADRPFVIGDLANRWVAQISSKRVGLDAADINGAQVHWTAAQILRQHLELRLMYPEVRLLWSDEWRTFDLRGWWITVAGLTFADADAANGWCDSKRIANDQCFAKIVSNDRDSSGTTKYRR
- a CDS encoding acyl-CoA synthetase, with product MNSESTLLRSLDPRIFDDHGAAVSFGEGATLSRADLFAAATAVADRIHGAQRVAVQAAAGLETVVAVAGALIAGVAVVPIPPDSGPLERQHIIADSKAELILGEGPTDSSIPLIPIDIHARSATSYPEPSAAATALIMYTSGTTGAPKGVVLSRASIAADLDALAHVWNWTPEDTLVHGLPLFHVHGLILGVLGALRVGSPLIHTVRPTPDSYAAAGGSLYFGVPTVWSRVCGDPSAAAALRSARLLVSGSAPLPVPLFERMKSLTGLAPVERYGMSETLITVSTTHDGERRPGWVGHAVPGVRTRLRGENGELSAHDGEQLGQLEVAGAVLFDEYLGNPSKTAESMTEDGWFRTGDIAVIDDSGFHRIVGRESVDMIKSGGYRIGAGEVEQALLAYPGVREAAVVGMPDDDLGQRIVAFIVGDVADCAVVSDFVAESLSIHKRPRQVCLVDSLPRNAMGKVQKKLLTP
- a CDS encoding FadR/GntR family transcriptional regulator, whose protein sequence is MNSTSSPGSRSGLPGRLKRPRLYEQLAEHISNFIEAQGLSPGDRLPPERSLAAELGVSRASLAQALVALEIRGRVEIQHGNGAVIREAPTPDAGRSADSGVRLQDRTVDELTAAREAIMAGLARAAASNPNAALRVAMLTDDGTARNFAETWRCVRHLAGGGLLADLDETIAQQADAPESSARLSARLDQLAHRIIDGDQSGAADAVAGILSDTA
- a CDS encoding RDD family protein, which gives rise to MTEDNSRQPGEPSISSSPQSHGMYPPPQSYSPTRSAFVDIRIGDYTRDGTAAALLFVSLFLPWSATVGIARVGSSALVLLLVLPTLLSLASLLLPYVARLGMLGPNWNVGQIRVLRLVANGPLIATVGGLVVYDVIRGMFRFSESSSIFTGNGVGAGAWFGLAGALLAAQPRAAEIRIDPRTAPRWLALVKPLVFVAWGSSVASALLALIYILVSVSRYRYYDGPQTFESLIVLFVSSAVPIVVVGVAAVGLARRFASWRLTIAALGIALLAAGLLHSISEGTSVELFHTVTASPYYGITFLIAAAAITFIPFGVASVGDGTHPGYVWLAAARNGMLLIAVWSFGVGFSQIAMAATQFGIVPWGDALVLAVLAILFGILAVVGVRSLSLRYFSLDPRPSREVGLGVCLGLLVLMIARLVVQSAMYGEIYYSAWIFDLAMAMLVVLVALALTVSPAVRNLYAGVQLFASATTVTAAVPNLGQPVRPSGRALEAADPRTPAAVLFEIASSSPELRPAIAANPSTYDDLVTWLEALGDPAVDVALDRRAAGQFGLPEPEPEPEPEPGRVPVPVPVPAPVPVPVQSSRRALEAADPRTPAAVLFEIASSSPELRPAIAANPSTYDDLVTWLEALGDPAVDAALDRRAAGQFGLLGSEPEPATETFISSGPESSSSGEIVQPFAPRSAVPQFAVPPPDPGYGPTGVPLRPGGFRPAGAGIRVAARFIDFAILAVVSVVGGMISTATLGNGFDFDSYRTSSGLIGLLIGIGSIVYFVWGESAFGVTLGKLALGIGVRSVGGARPALAQSFKRNAFVIPMYLGSAVSALAMLGSGDELVGMLNSMSLGSVASILGSLVTVAISIAIIVSISSARDVRGFHDRMADAVVVVTRQ
- a CDS encoding SLC13 family permease: MANVIALSVLVLVFVISTARSVNMGALALVAAFVVGTLVFTVDTSEILDGFPASLFVILVGVTYLFALARNNGTVDWIIHAAVRAVRGRVALVPWAMFAVCAAVTAMGAVSPAAVAIIAPVAMGFATRYRIHPMLMGFMVVQGATAGSFSPIGIFGVITNDVMRQNGLPSSPALLFVSTFAAAAVVAAIAYVSFGGRALIARGASERVLVNAVGNASGGSDTITGSGSGDSSKGGGKSSGGTAPHEGALNLERRLTLLGLASLALGALVFDLDVGFTALTVAVLLTLIFPASARGAVDKISWGTVLLIGGIVTYVALLQNQNTVQWLGDSVAHVGIPLLAAFLICLIGAIVSAFASTTGILGALIPLAIPFLMTGQVNATGLVIALAISSSLVDCSPFSTNGALVVANAAPEERDVVFGLTMRWGMTIMVVTPILAWLLFVVPWSV